One Nicotiana tomentosiformis chromosome 4, ASM39032v3, whole genome shotgun sequence genomic window carries:
- the LOC138909152 gene encoding uncharacterized protein: MDIVCPCQACSTIVYHVPLPSVVCNWWEAYDRHRLVGALPLTWQEFSVIFLEKFVSQSRKEELRRQFEQLRQYGMSVMQYEMRFYELDRHTVWLVPTDRQRICRFIDGLTYQLWLLMTRERVSRATFDEVVDIAWPIEMVRSQERVERKAKMPRGSGGFSGVPSGGQFHHSRGCP, translated from the coding sequence atggatattgtgtgcccttgTCAGGCTTGTTCTACTATTGTTTATCATGTACCTTTGCCGAGCGTAGTTTGtaattggtgggaggcttatgataGGCACAGGCTGGTCGGTGCATTACCACTTACTTGGCAAGAGTTCTCCGttatcttcttggagaagttcgtgtcaCAGTCTCGCAAGgaggagttgcgcagacagtttgagcagcttcgacagtatggcatgtctgtgatgcagtatgagatgagattttatgAGTTGGATCGTCACACCGTTTggctggttcccactgataggcaGAGGATTTGTAGATTCatcgatggcctcacatatcagttgtggttgcttatgactagggagagggtatctcgtgctacttttgatgaggttgttgataTTGCTTGGCCAATAGAGATGGTccgcagccaggagcgggttgagaggaaGGCCAAGATGCCTCGGGGGTCAGGAGGttttagtggtgttccttctggaggTCAGTTCCACCACAGCAGGGGTTGTCCTTAA